A section of the Eublepharis macularius isolate TG4126 chromosome 1, MPM_Emac_v1.0, whole genome shotgun sequence genome encodes:
- the PI4KB gene encoding phosphatidylinositol 4-kinase beta isoform X2 — protein MSDSTLDVLSVNDLEETSVAAPAPGNGGTPSLGVITEGVGELAVIDPEVAKKACEEVLEKVKQRHCVAMDGSIKLKDGGRAVGGRRPGLALPNGNMGECCEIKCLDDPPDKIQEEDEHLFNTVKSARRRQKNNSAKQSWLLRLFESKLFDISMAISYLYNSKEPGVQAYIGNRLFYFRNEDVDFYLPQLLNMYIHMDEDVGDAIKPYIVHRCRQSINFSLQCALLLGAYSSDMHISTQRHSRGTKLRKLILSDELKPAHRKRELPSLSPAPDTGLSPSKRTHQRSKSDATVSVSLSSNLKRTASNPKVENDDEPIRLAPEREFIKSLMGIGKRLTTLPTKEQKTQRLISELSLLNHKLPARVWLPTAGFDHHVVRVPHTQAVVLNSKDKAPYLIYVEVLECENFDTTNVPARIPENRIRSTRSVENLPECGITHEQRASSFTTVPNYDNDDEAWSVDDIVELQVELPEVHTNSCDNISQFSVDSITSQESKEPVFIAAGDIRRRLSEQLAHTPTSFKRDPEDPSAVALKEPWQEKVRRIREGSPYGHLPNWRLLSVIVKCGDDLRQELLAFQVLKQLQSIWEQERVPLWIKPYKILVISADSGMIEPVVNAVSIHQVKKQSQLSLLDYFLQEHGSYTTEAFLTAQRNFVQSCAGYCLVCYLLQVKDRHNGNILLDADGHIIHIDFGFILSSSPRNLGFETSAFKLTTEFVDVMGGLDGDMFNYYKMLMLQGLIAARKHMDKVAQIVEIMQQGSQLPCFHGSSTIRNLKERFHMNMTEEQLQVLIEQMVDGSMRSLTTKLYDGFQYLTNGIM, from the exons ATGAGTGATTCTACCCTAGACGTGCTGTCAGTGAATGACTTGGAAGAGACGTCCGTGGCAGCGCCAGCCCCGGGAAATGGAGGGACTCCGTCCCTTGGCGTCATCACGGAAGGTGTGGGTGAGCTGGCAGTCATTGATCCGGAGGTGGCCAAGAAAGCCTGCGAGGAGGTCCTGGAAAAGGTCAAGCAGAGGCACTGCGTCGCAATGGATGGGTCCATCAAGCTGAAGGATGGCGGCAGGGCAGTGGGCGGTCGCCGGCCTGGCCTGGCGTTGCCGAACGGCAACATGGGGGAGTGCTGCGAGATCAAGTGCTTGGACGATCCGCCGGACAAGATCCAGGAAGAGGACGAGCATCTGTTCAACACGGTGAAGAGCGCCCGGCGACGCCAGAAGAACAACTCGGCCAAGCAGTCGTGGCTACTGCGGCTTTTTGAGTCGAAGCTCTTTGACATCTCCATGGCCATTTCGTACCTCTACAACTCGAAGGAGCCCGGGGTGCAAGCCTACATCGGCAACCGGCTGTTCTACTTCCGCAACGAGGACGTGGACTTCTACCTGCCTCAGCTGCTGAATATGTACATCCACATGGACGAGGACGTCGGGGATGCCATCAAGCCCTACATTGTCCACCGGTGCCGTCAGAGCAtcaacttttctctccagtgcGCCCTGCTCTTGGGAGCGTACTCCTCGGACATGCACATCTCCACCCAGCGCCACTCCCGCGGGACCAAGCTGCGCAAGCTCATCCTCTCTGACGAGCTCAAGCCGGCGCATCGGAAGAGAGAACTGCCGTCTCTGAGCCCGGCGCCCGACACGGGACTCTCGCCTTCCAAAAGGACTCACCAGAGATCCAAGTCGGACGCCACCGTCAGCGTCAGCCTCAGCAGCAACTTGAAGCGGACTGCCAGTAACCCCAAAGTCGAGAATGACGACGAG CCCATCCGACTGGCCCCGGAGAGAGAGTTCATCAAGTCGCTGATGGGCATCGGGAAGCGCCTGACGACGCTGCCCACCAAGGAGCAGAAGACGCAGCGCCTCATCTCGGAGCTCTCGCTGCTGAATCACAAGCTGCCGGCCCGCGTCTGGCTCCCCACCGCTGGCTTTGACCACCATGTGGTGCGGGTCCCGCACACCCAGGCTGTGGTGCTGAACTCCAAGGACAAG GCTCCGTATCTAATCTACGTGGAAGTACTTGAATGTGAAAACTTCGACACCACTAATGTTCCAGCCCGGATCCCGGAAAACCGCATCCGTAGCACGAGGTCTGTGGAGAACCTTCCGGAATGCGGGATCACCCACGAGCAGCGGGCCAGTAGTTTCACCACCGTTCCCAACTACGACAACGATGACGAGGCCTGGTCTGTGGACGACATTGTGGAGCTGCAGGTGGAG CTTCCAGAAGTACATACCAACAGCTGTGACAACATCTCCCAGTTTTCTGTGGACAGCATCACCAGCCAGGAGAGCAAAGAGCCCGTCTTTATAGCTGCTGGAGACATCAG GCGGCGCCTCTCGGAGCAGCTTGCCCATACTCCCACCTCCTTCAAGAGGGACCCTGAGGATCCGTCTGCCGTTGCCCTGAAGGAGCCATGGCAGGAGAAAGTCAG GCGGATCCGGGAGGGTTCCCCGTACGGCCACCTCCCCAACTGGCGCCTTCTCTCTGTGATTGTGAAATGTGGGGATGATCTCCGCCAAGAGCTGCTGGCATTCCAGGTCCTCAAGCAGCTGCAG TCCATCTGGGAGCAGGAGCGCGTCCCCCTGTGGATCAAGCCATACAAAATCCTCGTCATCTCGGCGGACAGCGGCATGATCGAGCCCGTGGTCAACGCCGTGTCCATCCACCAGGTGAAGAAGCAGTCCCAGCTCTCGCTGCTGGACTACTTCCTGCAGGAGCACGGCAGCTACACCACCGAGGCCTTCCTGACTGCCCAGCGCAACTTCGTGCAGAGCTGTGCCGGCTACTGCCTTGTCTGCTACCTGCTGCAGGTCAAGGACAG gCACAATGGCAACATCTTGCTGGATGCCGACGGACACATCATCCACATCGACTTCGGGTTCATCCTCTCCAGCTCCCCCCGGAATCTCGGCTTTGAGACCTCTGCCTTCAAGCTCACCACAGAGTTTGTTGAT GTCATGGGAGGCTTGGACGGCGACATGTTCAACTACTACAAAATGCTGATGCTGCAGGGCCTCATTGCTGCTCGGAAGCACATGGATAAAGTGGCGCAGATTGTGGAGATCATGCAGCAAG
- the PI4KB gene encoding phosphatidylinositol 4-kinase beta isoform X1 encodes MSDSTLDVLSVNDLEETSVAAPAPGNGGTPSLGVITEGVGELAVIDPEVAKKACEEVLEKVKQRHCVAMDGSIKLKDGGRAVGGRRPGLALPNGNMGECCEIKCLDDPPDKIQEEDEHLFNTVKSARRRQKNNSAKQSWLLRLFESKLFDISMAISYLYNSKEPGVQAYIGNRLFYFRNEDVDFYLPQLLNMYIHMDEDVGDAIKPYIVHRCRQSINFSLQCALLLGAYSSDMHISTQRHSRGTKLRKLILSDELKPAHRKRELPSLSPAPDTGLSPSKRTHQRSKSDATVSVSLSSNLKRTASNPKVENDDEELSSSTESLDRSFCSPIRLAPEREFIKSLMGIGKRLTTLPTKEQKTQRLISELSLLNHKLPARVWLPTAGFDHHVVRVPHTQAVVLNSKDKAPYLIYVEVLECENFDTTNVPARIPENRIRSTRSVENLPECGITHEQRASSFTTVPNYDNDDEAWSVDDIVELQVELPEVHTNSCDNISQFSVDSITSQESKEPVFIAAGDIRRRLSEQLAHTPTSFKRDPEDPSAVALKEPWQEKVRRIREGSPYGHLPNWRLLSVIVKCGDDLRQELLAFQVLKQLQSIWEQERVPLWIKPYKILVISADSGMIEPVVNAVSIHQVKKQSQLSLLDYFLQEHGSYTTEAFLTAQRNFVQSCAGYCLVCYLLQVKDRHNGNILLDADGHIIHIDFGFILSSSPRNLGFETSAFKLTTEFVDVMGGLDGDMFNYYKMLMLQGLIAARKHMDKVAQIVEIMQQGSQLPCFHGSSTIRNLKERFHMNMTEEQLQVLIEQMVDGSMRSLTTKLYDGFQYLTNGIM; translated from the exons ATGAGTGATTCTACCCTAGACGTGCTGTCAGTGAATGACTTGGAAGAGACGTCCGTGGCAGCGCCAGCCCCGGGAAATGGAGGGACTCCGTCCCTTGGCGTCATCACGGAAGGTGTGGGTGAGCTGGCAGTCATTGATCCGGAGGTGGCCAAGAAAGCCTGCGAGGAGGTCCTGGAAAAGGTCAAGCAGAGGCACTGCGTCGCAATGGATGGGTCCATCAAGCTGAAGGATGGCGGCAGGGCAGTGGGCGGTCGCCGGCCTGGCCTGGCGTTGCCGAACGGCAACATGGGGGAGTGCTGCGAGATCAAGTGCTTGGACGATCCGCCGGACAAGATCCAGGAAGAGGACGAGCATCTGTTCAACACGGTGAAGAGCGCCCGGCGACGCCAGAAGAACAACTCGGCCAAGCAGTCGTGGCTACTGCGGCTTTTTGAGTCGAAGCTCTTTGACATCTCCATGGCCATTTCGTACCTCTACAACTCGAAGGAGCCCGGGGTGCAAGCCTACATCGGCAACCGGCTGTTCTACTTCCGCAACGAGGACGTGGACTTCTACCTGCCTCAGCTGCTGAATATGTACATCCACATGGACGAGGACGTCGGGGATGCCATCAAGCCCTACATTGTCCACCGGTGCCGTCAGAGCAtcaacttttctctccagtgcGCCCTGCTCTTGGGAGCGTACTCCTCGGACATGCACATCTCCACCCAGCGCCACTCCCGCGGGACCAAGCTGCGCAAGCTCATCCTCTCTGACGAGCTCAAGCCGGCGCATCGGAAGAGAGAACTGCCGTCTCTGAGCCCGGCGCCCGACACGGGACTCTCGCCTTCCAAAAGGACTCACCAGAGATCCAAGTCGGACGCCACCGTCAGCGTCAGCCTCAGCAGCAACTTGAAGCGGACTGCCAGTAACCCCAAAGTCGAGAATGACGACGAG GAGCTCTCCTCGAGTACGGAAAGTCTTGATAGATCCTTTTGCTCC CCCATCCGACTGGCCCCGGAGAGAGAGTTCATCAAGTCGCTGATGGGCATCGGGAAGCGCCTGACGACGCTGCCCACCAAGGAGCAGAAGACGCAGCGCCTCATCTCGGAGCTCTCGCTGCTGAATCACAAGCTGCCGGCCCGCGTCTGGCTCCCCACCGCTGGCTTTGACCACCATGTGGTGCGGGTCCCGCACACCCAGGCTGTGGTGCTGAACTCCAAGGACAAG GCTCCGTATCTAATCTACGTGGAAGTACTTGAATGTGAAAACTTCGACACCACTAATGTTCCAGCCCGGATCCCGGAAAACCGCATCCGTAGCACGAGGTCTGTGGAGAACCTTCCGGAATGCGGGATCACCCACGAGCAGCGGGCCAGTAGTTTCACCACCGTTCCCAACTACGACAACGATGACGAGGCCTGGTCTGTGGACGACATTGTGGAGCTGCAGGTGGAG CTTCCAGAAGTACATACCAACAGCTGTGACAACATCTCCCAGTTTTCTGTGGACAGCATCACCAGCCAGGAGAGCAAAGAGCCCGTCTTTATAGCTGCTGGAGACATCAG GCGGCGCCTCTCGGAGCAGCTTGCCCATACTCCCACCTCCTTCAAGAGGGACCCTGAGGATCCGTCTGCCGTTGCCCTGAAGGAGCCATGGCAGGAGAAAGTCAG GCGGATCCGGGAGGGTTCCCCGTACGGCCACCTCCCCAACTGGCGCCTTCTCTCTGTGATTGTGAAATGTGGGGATGATCTCCGCCAAGAGCTGCTGGCATTCCAGGTCCTCAAGCAGCTGCAG TCCATCTGGGAGCAGGAGCGCGTCCCCCTGTGGATCAAGCCATACAAAATCCTCGTCATCTCGGCGGACAGCGGCATGATCGAGCCCGTGGTCAACGCCGTGTCCATCCACCAGGTGAAGAAGCAGTCCCAGCTCTCGCTGCTGGACTACTTCCTGCAGGAGCACGGCAGCTACACCACCGAGGCCTTCCTGACTGCCCAGCGCAACTTCGTGCAGAGCTGTGCCGGCTACTGCCTTGTCTGCTACCTGCTGCAGGTCAAGGACAG gCACAATGGCAACATCTTGCTGGATGCCGACGGACACATCATCCACATCGACTTCGGGTTCATCCTCTCCAGCTCCCCCCGGAATCTCGGCTTTGAGACCTCTGCCTTCAAGCTCACCACAGAGTTTGTTGAT GTCATGGGAGGCTTGGACGGCGACATGTTCAACTACTACAAAATGCTGATGCTGCAGGGCCTCATTGCTGCTCGGAAGCACATGGATAAAGTGGCGCAGATTGTGGAGATCATGCAGCAAG